In Vicinamibacterales bacterium, the DNA window CTCGGGCAGCTTCGCGTCGACGACGCGGATGACGCTGAACGGCTTGCCCGTCTTCTCGCTGCCGACCTGCTTCAGCGTGCCATGCAGCCGGTCGTCGGAGAGGGTGACCTCCTGGACCTTGTTCTCGCGGACGAGGACTTTGAAGTCGGAATAGGGAATCGTCTCGCCGTTCTGGATCTGGTAGAAGAACGCCTGAGCGAGCGCCAGCAGCAGCAGGAAGCCGAGTACGTACCAGACAGCGCCGCCAGGCGCGGAGCGAGGACCGGGGCGGCGGTCGCTGCCACGGCGATTCTTGGGGCGCTGGGTCGTGTCGGCCATCCTTCTCTAACTCTATCGTGACTCGCCACGCCGTGTCCGGGCCGCGCGTGCTTGCGTGCTATTCGCCGGCATGGGACATCCCGACCGGCAGCGGCGTCTGACCTGGTCCGACGCCTAAGCCAGCCTCGACGCTAATGCAGCACCGGCTGCGCCTTGGCGAACGTCAGCTCGCCGGCGCGGGCGTCGATGTCGACGGAGTCTCCCTCGCGGAAGCCGCCCTCCAGCACCCTGATGGCGAGCGGATCGAGGATCCGCCGCTGGATCGTCCGCTTCAGCGGGCGCGCGCCGTAGGTGGGGTCGTAGCCTTCCTCGATGATCAGGTCCTTGGCGCGATCGGTCAGCTCGACGTGGATCTTGCGATCCTCCAGCCGCTTGACCAGGCCGCGCAACTGGATGTCGACGATGTGGCGCATCTGGTCGCGGGTGAGCGCGTGGAAGACGATGATGTCGTCGACGCGGTTGATGAACTCCGGCCGGAAGTGCGTGCGCAGCGCGTCCATCACCTCGCGTTTGGTGCCCTCGGTCATCGGTTCCCCCTTGATCGCCGTTTCCGCGATGAAGTGGCTGCCGATGTTCGAGGTCATGATCACGACCGTGTTCTTGAAATCGACCGTGCGTCCCTTGCCGTCGGTCAGCCGCCCGTCGTCGAGCAGCTGCAGCATGACGTTCAGCACCTCCGGGTGCGCCTTTTCGATCTCGTCGAAGAGCACGACGGAGTAGGGGCGGCGTCGGACGGCTTCTGTAAGCTGGCCGGCATCCTCATAGCCGACGTATCCGGGTGGCGCGCCGATCAGGCGCGAGACGGTGTGCTTCTCCTGGTACTCCGACATGTCGATGCGAATCGTCGACTGCTCGTCGTCGAACAGGAACTCGGCGAGGGCGCGCGCCAGCTCGGTCTTGCCGACGCCGGTCGGCCCGAGAAAAATGAAACTGCCGAGCGGACGGTTGGGATCCTGGAGGCCGGCGCGGGCACGGCGGATCGCGTTGGCGACGGCGGCGATCGCTTCTTCCTGCCCGACGACCCGCTGATGAAGTCGCTCCTCCATGCGGATCAGCTTCTGGATTTCCCCTTCGATCAGCCGGCTCACCGGAATGCCGGTCCAGCGTCCGACGACTTCGGCGATGTCTTCTTCGTCGACCTCTTCCTTCAGCATCCGCTGGTGCTGCTGCAGTTCGGCGAGCCCCCGCTCGGCCTCCTTGGTCCGGCGCTCGATGTCCGGGATACGGCCGTACTGGATCTCGGACGCCTTCGCGTAGTCGCCGGCCTGCTGGAGCCGCTGCAGCTCGATCTTGGCCTGTTCGAGATCCTCCTTCAGCTTGCGGGAGGCCTGGATGGCGTCCTTCTCCTGCTGCCAGTGCGCGGCGAGCTGCGTCTCCTGTTCCTTGAGATTCGCCAGCTCCTTTTCGAGCTTGCCGAGCCGCTCGATCGACGCGGCGTCCTTTTCCTTGCGCAGCGCCTCGCGCTCGATCTCGAGCTGCATGATGCGGCGCTTCACTTCGTCGAGCTCGGCCGGCATCGAATCGATCTCCATGCGCAGGCGCGACGCCGCTTCGTCGATGAGATCGATCGCCTTGTCCGGGAGGAAGCGATCGGTGATGTAGCGGTGGCTGAGCACCGCCGCGGCGACGAGTGCCGCGTCCTTGAACTTCACGCCGTGGTGGATCTCGTAGCGCTCGCGCAAGCCGCGCAGGATGCTGATCGAGTCCTCGACGGTCGGCTCGCCGACCATCACCGGCTGGAAGCGGCGCTCGAGCGCGGCGTCCTTCTCGATGTACTTGCGGTACTCGTCGAGCGTCGTGGCGCCGATCGTGTGCAGCTCGCCGCGCGCCAGCATCGGCTTGAGCATGTTGGCGGCGTCCATCGCGCCCTCCGCCGCACCGGCCCCGACCACGGTGTGGAGTTCGTCGATGAAAAGCACGACCTGTCCCTGGGCGTCGGCGACCTCCTTGAGGACCGCCTTCAGCCGCTCCTCGAATTCGCCGCGATACTTCGCGCCGGCGACGAGCGCGCCCATGTCGAGCGCGACGACTTTCTTGTTCTTGAGCCCCTCGGGCACGTCCTGTCGCGCGATTCGCTGCGCCAGCCCCTCGACGACGGCGGTCTTGCCGACGCCGGGTTCGCCGATGAGCACCGGGTTGTTCTTGGTGCGCCGGGACAGCACCTGGATGACCCGGCGGATTTCCTCGTCGCGGCCGATCACCGGATCCAGCTTGCCCTTCTTCGCCAGCTCCGTGAGGTCGCGCCCGTACTTCTCGAGCGACTGGTAGGTGCCCTCGGGATTCTGCGAGGTGACGCGCTGGCTGCCGCGGACAGAGGCGAGCGCCTGCAGGACGGCGTCCTTGGTGGCGCCGTATTTCTGCAGCAGGCGAGCCGAGGCAGCCGTGCGGCCGGTTTCGGCGGCGATCGCCAGCAGGAGATGCTCGGTGCTGACGTAGTCGTCCTTCAGCCGCTCGGCTTCCGACTCTGCCGCGGCCGTCACGCTTCGAAGGCGCGCCGAGAGCCCGGGCTGCGAACCGCCGTGCGCGCTCGGGCTCTTGCCGAGCTCCGCACGCACCTCGGCGGCGACCCGCGCCGGGTCGGCGTTGAGCTTGCGCAGGATCTCGGGAACGATCCCCCCTTGCTGCTCGACGAGCGCCAGCAGCAGGTGCTCCGGAGTGATGTCAGGATGACCGTCGCGGTCCGCGAGCTGCTGGGCGGCGGCGATCGCTTCCTGGGCCTTTTCGGTGTACTTCTGAATGTTCATGGCCTCTAGCTATGACTCTCCGTCCGCCTGATCTGTTCCCAGAGGGCGCGCTGATCCTTGCTGAGGGAGCGGGGGAGCTGGACGTCGGCCGTCGCGTAGAGATCCCCCTTCACGTCGGTCTTGCCGACGAGCGGCATGCCATGCCCCTTGAGCCGGAACACCTGTCCAGACTGCGTCGTTTCGGGGACCTTCAGGCGAACCGACCCGGTGATCGTCGGCACCTGCGATTCGCCGCCCAGCACGGCGATGGTGAGGGGGATCGAGACCTTCAGATGCAAGTCGTCGCCGCGGCGCTCGAAGACCGGGTGCGGCTTGATCTGGACGCGTAGAAACAGGTCGCCCGACGCGGCGCCGCCGCCCCCGGGCTCTCCCTCGCCGGCCGCGCGCACCCGCGATCCGTCCTTGACGCCCGCCGGGATCCGCACGTCGACGGTGCGGGCGCGGCCGCCGAGTGTGATCGAGATCCGGCGCATCGCGCCGTGATACGCCTCTTCGAGCGTGAGTTCCGCCTCCGACTCGATGTCGCGCCCCTTGGCCGGGCGCGGCGCGCGGCCGCGGGCGCGCCCTTCACCCGCCGCGCCACCGCTGCCCCCGAAGAACGTGTGGAAGAAGCTCGAGAACGGATCGTCCGTCCCGAACATGTCGCGCATTTCTTCTTCCGAGAGCGTCCGGTGGCCGCCGGGCCCGCCCATGTTGATCGTCCAGGCGCCACTGTC includes these proteins:
- the clpB gene encoding ATP-dependent chaperone ClpB; amino-acid sequence: MNIQKYTEKAQEAIAAAQQLADRDGHPDITPEHLLLALVEQQGGIVPEILRKLNADPARVAAEVRAELGKSPSAHGGSQPGLSARLRSVTAAAESEAERLKDDYVSTEHLLLAIAAETGRTAASARLLQKYGATKDAVLQALASVRGSQRVTSQNPEGTYQSLEKYGRDLTELAKKGKLDPVIGRDEEIRRVIQVLSRRTKNNPVLIGEPGVGKTAVVEGLAQRIARQDVPEGLKNKKVVALDMGALVAGAKYRGEFEERLKAVLKEVADAQGQVVLFIDELHTVVGAGAAEGAMDAANMLKPMLARGELHTIGATTLDEYRKYIEKDAALERRFQPVMVGEPTVEDSISILRGLRERYEIHHGVKFKDAALVAAAVLSHRYITDRFLPDKAIDLIDEAASRLRMEIDSMPAELDEVKRRIMQLEIEREALRKEKDAASIERLGKLEKELANLKEQETQLAAHWQQEKDAIQASRKLKEDLEQAKIELQRLQQAGDYAKASEIQYGRIPDIERRTKEAERGLAELQQHQRMLKEEVDEEDIAEVVGRWTGIPVSRLIEGEIQKLIRMEERLHQRVVGQEEAIAAVANAIRRARAGLQDPNRPLGSFIFLGPTGVGKTELARALAEFLFDDEQSTIRIDMSEYQEKHTVSRLIGAPPGYVGYEDAGQLTEAVRRRPYSVVLFDEIEKAHPEVLNVMLQLLDDGRLTDGKGRTVDFKNTVVIMTSNIGSHFIAETAIKGEPMTEGTKREVMDALRTHFRPEFINRVDDIIVFHALTRDQMRHIVDIQLRGLVKRLEDRKIHVELTDRAKDLIIEEGYDPTYGARPLKRTIQRRILDPLAIRVLEGGFREGDSVDIDARAGELTFAKAQPVLH
- a CDS encoding J domain-containing protein — encoded protein: MEFKDYYATLGVAKTATEKEIKAAFRKLARKHHPDVNPGDKSAESRFKEINEAYEVLGDSDKRRKYDELGANWRMYEQAQQHGQPFPGGSPFGGGAGDSGAWTINMGGPGGHRTLSEEEMRDMFGTDDPFSSFFHTFFGGSGGAAGEGRARGRAPRPAKGRDIESEAELTLEEAYHGAMRRISITLGGRARTVDVRIPAGVKDGSRVRAAGEGEPGGGGAASGDLFLRVQIKPHPVFERRGDDLHLKVSIPLTIAVLGGESQVPTITGSVRLKVPETTQSGQVFRLKGHGMPLVGKTDVKGDLYATADVQLPRSLSKDQRALWEQIRRTESHS